From Microbacterium sp. LWH11-1.2, one genomic window encodes:
- the aceB gene encoding malate synthase A, with product MTTPTAPPTTAPIQTTQQGPTIAVTGPLRDRYDEILTPEAIAFLTELHHRFASRRHDRLADRMRRRFEIGNGHDPRFRDDTAHIREDAEWRVAGAGPGLEDRRVEITGPTDPKMTINALNSGARVWLADQEDATSPTWKNVIEGQLSLRDAIRGELSFTSPDGREYQVTAEHTPTIVMRPRGWHLPEKHVQFTDRAGRRTAASGSLVDFGLYFLHNAQALIDGGRGPYFYIAKLESSEEAKLWDDVFSFSEEYIGIPHGTIRATVLIETLPAAFEMDEILYELRDHCAGLNAGRWDYIFSIIKNYRGRGARFVLPDRSEVTMTVPFMRAYTELLVQTCHKRGAFAIGGMSAFIPNRRDPEVTARAVEKVSADKKREAGDGFDGTWVAHPDLIPTAQAEFDAVLGDRPNQVDRPRDDVHVEARDLLDLRIGSAVTDRGVRDNVSVAIRYLEAWLRGLGAVAIDNLMEDAATAEISRSQVWQWIHQDRVTQEGTPITAEYVEGLITQVIASATRSAGDRFDDAAEIFREVALQEEFPTFLTLGAYSRFLVDED from the coding sequence ATGACCACTCCCACCGCTCCCCCGACCACGGCTCCGATCCAGACGACCCAGCAGGGTCCGACGATCGCGGTCACCGGCCCGCTGCGCGACCGATACGACGAGATCCTCACCCCCGAGGCCATCGCCTTCCTCACCGAGCTGCACCACCGGTTCGCCTCGCGTCGCCACGATCGGCTCGCCGACCGCATGCGCCGCCGCTTCGAGATCGGCAACGGGCACGATCCCCGCTTCCGCGACGACACCGCCCACATCCGCGAGGATGCCGAGTGGCGCGTCGCCGGAGCCGGACCCGGCCTCGAGGACCGCCGAGTCGAGATCACCGGACCGACCGATCCGAAGATGACGATCAACGCGCTGAACTCCGGTGCGCGGGTCTGGCTCGCCGACCAGGAGGATGCCACGAGCCCCACCTGGAAGAACGTCATCGAGGGTCAGCTCTCCCTGCGGGACGCGATCCGGGGCGAGCTGTCCTTCACCTCCCCGGACGGCAGGGAGTACCAGGTCACCGCCGAGCACACGCCGACGATCGTGATGCGACCGCGGGGCTGGCACCTGCCGGAGAAGCACGTGCAGTTCACCGATCGGGCGGGGCGCCGCACCGCGGCATCCGGTTCGCTCGTCGATTTCGGTCTCTACTTCCTGCACAACGCGCAGGCGCTGATCGACGGTGGCCGCGGACCGTACTTCTACATCGCCAAGCTCGAGTCCAGCGAAGAGGCGAAGCTGTGGGACGACGTCTTCTCGTTCAGCGAGGAGTACATCGGCATCCCGCACGGGACCATCCGCGCGACCGTGCTGATCGAGACGCTGCCCGCCGCGTTCGAGATGGACGAGATCCTCTACGAACTGCGCGACCACTGCGCGGGCCTCAACGCCGGACGCTGGGACTACATCTTCTCGATCATCAAGAACTACCGCGGCCGCGGTGCGCGCTTCGTGCTCCCCGACCGCAGCGAGGTCACGATGACGGTGCCGTTCATGCGGGCGTACACCGAGCTGCTCGTGCAGACCTGCCACAAGCGGGGCGCCTTCGCGATCGGCGGCATGAGCGCGTTCATCCCGAACCGTCGCGACCCGGAGGTGACCGCGCGCGCGGTCGAGAAGGTCTCGGCCGACAAGAAGCGCGAGGCCGGCGACGGCTTCGACGGCACCTGGGTCGCCCACCCCGACCTGATCCCGACGGCCCAGGCGGAGTTCGACGCCGTGCTCGGCGATCGCCCGAACCAGGTCGACCGTCCGCGCGACGACGTGCATGTCGAAGCGCGAGACCTGCTCGACCTCCGCATCGGGAGCGCGGTCACCGACCGGGGCGTGCGCGACAACGTGTCGGTGGCCATCCGCTACCTCGAGGCGTGGCTGCGCGGCCTCGGCGCCGTCGCGATCGACAACCTCATGGAGGATGCCGCGACGGCCGAGATCAGCCGGTCGCAGGTGTGGCAGTGGATCCACCAGGACCGCGTCACGCAGGAAGGGACGCCGATCACGGCGGAGTACGTGGAGGGGCTGATCACCCAGGTCATCGCCTCGGCCACCCGCAGCGCCGGCGACCGATTCGACGATGCCGCGGAGATCTTCCGCGAGGTGGCTCTGCAGGAGGAGTTCCCCACGTTCCTCACGCTCGGCGCCTACAGCCGCTTCCTCGTCGACGAGGACTGA
- the aceA gene encoding isocitrate lyase has protein sequence MTNTAATPAPRPAGLRAGDQVQTAAELREIWETDPRWDGVERTYTAEDVIRIRGSVREESTLAHRGAENLWNLLHTEDYVRALGAYTGGQAVQQVRAGLKAIYLSGWQVAADGNLAGQTYPDQSLYPANSVPAVVRRINNALIRQDQLEHAEALAGEGEITQDWLAPIVADAEAGFGGPLNAYELAQSLIQSGAAGIHWEDQLASEKKCGHLGGKVLVPTQQHIRTLNAARLAADVAGVPTVIIARTDALAADLLTSDVDERDQQFTTGERTTEGFYRIRPGIESVISRGLAFAPYADLLWVETGEPDIELAREFAAAIHAEFPGKLLAYNCSPSFNWKRHLSDADIATFQQDLADLGYKFQFITLAGFHALNHSMFDLARGYAERAMSAYVELQEAEFAAEADGYTATKHQREAGTGYFDVISTALNPDSATLALAGSTEAAQFH, from the coding sequence ATGACGAACACCGCAGCGACCCCCGCACCTCGCCCCGCCGGACTGCGCGCCGGCGACCAGGTACAGACGGCCGCGGAGCTCCGGGAGATCTGGGAGACCGACCCGCGGTGGGACGGCGTCGAGCGCACCTACACCGCGGAGGACGTCATCCGCATCCGCGGGTCCGTCCGCGAGGAGTCGACGCTCGCCCATCGCGGCGCCGAGAACCTCTGGAACCTCCTGCACACCGAGGACTACGTCCGGGCGCTCGGCGCCTACACCGGCGGTCAGGCCGTGCAGCAGGTGCGCGCCGGCCTCAAGGCGATCTACCTCTCCGGGTGGCAGGTCGCCGCCGACGGCAACCTCGCCGGCCAGACCTACCCCGACCAGTCGCTGTACCCGGCGAACTCGGTCCCCGCCGTCGTCCGCCGCATCAACAACGCGCTGATCCGCCAGGACCAGCTCGAGCACGCCGAGGCCCTGGCGGGAGAGGGCGAGATCACGCAGGACTGGCTCGCCCCGATCGTCGCGGATGCCGAGGCCGGCTTCGGCGGCCCGCTGAACGCCTACGAGCTCGCGCAGTCGCTGATCCAGTCGGGTGCCGCCGGCATCCACTGGGAGGACCAGCTGGCCAGCGAGAAGAAGTGCGGTCACCTCGGCGGCAAGGTGCTGGTGCCCACGCAGCAGCACATCCGCACGCTCAACGCCGCGCGTCTCGCGGCGGACGTCGCCGGCGTGCCGACCGTGATCATCGCCCGCACCGACGCTCTCGCCGCGGACCTCCTCACGAGCGACGTCGACGAGCGCGACCAGCAGTTCACCACCGGCGAGCGCACCACCGAGGGGTTCTACCGGATCCGCCCCGGCATCGAGTCGGTGATCAGCCGCGGCCTCGCCTTCGCGCCCTACGCCGACCTGCTGTGGGTCGAGACGGGCGAGCCCGACATCGAGCTCGCTCGTGAGTTCGCCGCCGCGATCCACGCGGAATTCCCCGGTAAGCTCCTGGCCTACAACTGCTCACCGAGCTTCAACTGGAAGCGCCACCTCTCCGACGCCGACATCGCGACCTTCCAGCAGGATCTGGCAGACCTGGGCTACAAGTTCCAGTTCATCACCCTCGCCGGGTTCCATGCCCTGAACCACTCGATGTTCGACCTCGCCCGCGGCTACGCAGAACGCGCCATGAGCGCGTACGTCGAGCTGCAGGAAGCCGAGTTCGCCGCCGAGGCAGACGGCTACACCGCCACCAAGCACCAGCGCGAGGCGGGCACCGGATACTTCGACGTCATCTCCACCGCGCTCAACCCCGACAGCGCGACCCTCGCCCTCGCCGGCTCGACCGAAGCCGCGCAGTTCCACTGA